In Melioribacteraceae bacterium 4301-Me, a genomic segment contains:
- a CDS encoding glycerophosphodiester phosphodiesterase, producing MQVRTKNEMQLNTNKNTIIVAHRGASYAAPENTIPSFELAFKEDADFIEGDFWLTKDNEIVCLHDPDTKRVANQKVKVQSATLSELKKIDVGIWKGDQFKGTTIPTLQEVLNIIPKGKGIYIEIKDDRKIFVEKLREIINQSDIQKEKIRIIAFNPNTVRLAKDILPEIKTYWLFGWYFSKKKCLKSLAQRRLMQTLIKLNCDGIDVNAAPYIDEKLVKSLRENDLDFCAYDVDKVEDAVRLINFGIDSITTNSPWKMREEIRKHYND from the coding sequence ATGCAAGTAAGAACAAAAAATGAAATGCAATTAAACACAAATAAAAATACAATTATAGTAGCGCATCGTGGAGCTTCTTATGCGGCACCAGAAAATACAATTCCATCTTTTGAATTGGCTTTTAAGGAAGATGCCGATTTTATTGAAGGTGATTTTTGGCTAACAAAAGATAACGAGATTGTTTGCCTTCATGATCCCGATACTAAAAGAGTTGCAAACCAAAAAGTAAAAGTTCAATCAGCAACTCTATCCGAGCTCAAAAAGATTGATGTTGGAATATGGAAAGGTGATCAATTTAAAGGAACAACAATTCCAACTCTCCAGGAAGTGTTAAATATTATTCCAAAAGGCAAAGGTATTTATATCGAAATAAAAGATGATCGAAAAATATTTGTTGAGAAACTCAGAGAAATAATTAACCAATCTGATATTCAAAAAGAGAAAATCAGGATAATAGCTTTTAATCCAAATACGGTTCGGCTGGCAAAAGATATTCTGCCTGAAATCAAAACTTATTGGTTATTTGGATGGTATTTTTCAAAAAAGAAATGCTTAAAATCATTGGCGCAAAGAAGATTGATGCAAACGCTTATAAAACTTAACTGTGATGGAATAGATGTAAATGCTGCCCCTTATATTGATGAAAAGCTTGTTAAATCTCTGCGGGAAAATGATCTGGATTTTTGCGCTTACGATGTTGATAAAGTTGAAGATGCTGTAAGATTAATTAATTTTGGTATTGATTCAATAACAACAAATTCACCTTGGAAGATGAGAGAAGAAATTAGGAAACATTACAATGATTGA
- the phnD gene encoding phosphate/phosphite/phosphonate ABC transporter substrate-binding protein, which produces MKNIFIAISVLGIFIFLTSCGQNRNIKEIDLANDKSNFDSVNNQYQSKIYVAVSTMISPVETFNLYKDLIDYISSKLGVPIEFKQRKTYGEVNELLKEKKLDFAFICTGAYVQEKDELPVELLVVPVIDGKAFYNAYVIVNKNSSIKTFNDLKGKSFAFTDPLSNTGYLFVVNLLKEKRTNPEKFFSKTIFTYAHDYSIQAVARNLVDGATVDGLVFNFIEHTQPEKLKTVRIIMKSKDFPIPPFVVQKGMNPKLKKKLKSIMINLHNEPKGRELLKKIMIDKFIEGNDELYK; this is translated from the coding sequence ATGAAAAATATATTCATTGCCATTTCAGTACTAGGTATTTTTATTTTTCTTACCTCGTGTGGACAAAATCGTAATATCAAAGAAATAGATTTAGCGAATGATAAATCAAACTTTGATTCTGTCAACAATCAATATCAATCTAAAATTTATGTTGCTGTCTCTACAATGATTTCGCCGGTTGAAACTTTCAATCTTTATAAAGACTTGATTGATTACATTTCTTCTAAACTTGGAGTGCCAATCGAGTTCAAGCAAAGAAAAACCTATGGCGAAGTGAATGAGTTATTGAAAGAGAAAAAACTTGATTTTGCTTTTATCTGTACAGGTGCTTATGTTCAGGAGAAAGATGAGCTGCCGGTTGAATTGTTAGTTGTTCCTGTAATTGACGGAAAAGCATTTTATAATGCTTATGTGATTGTTAATAAAAACAGCAGCATAAAAACTTTTAATGATTTGAAAGGGAAATCTTTTGCTTTTACCGATCCTTTATCAAATACTGGATATTTGTTTGTAGTTAATCTGCTGAAAGAAAAAAGAACCAATCCGGAAAAATTTTTCAGTAAAACAATTTTCACATACGCACACGATTATTCAATACAGGCGGTTGCCCGCAATTTGGTAGACGGCGCAACAGTTGACGGACTTGTTTTTAATTTTATAGAACACACTCAACCCGAAAAATTAAAAACAGTTAGAATCATTATGAAATCAAAAGATTTCCCAATTCCTCCATTTGTTGTTCAAAAAGGGATGAATCCGAAGCTTAAGAAGAAGTTAAAATCCATTATGATCAATCTTCACAATGAACCCAAAGGCAGAGAACTTCTAAAAAAAATAATGATTGACAAGTTTATTGAAGGGAATGATGAGCTTTACAAATAA
- a CDS encoding ATP-binding protein, with protein MMSFTNKSFRQIKFKMPLFWKFSLAIVTIVLVFGSINSILIYNNVQSALQTETEKRALFIAKSISNQITSALLFEDYVALQNTINSIKNIDSAIAYIFVLDVNDNLVVHTFEDVFPRSLILANSLSDNQQYNSQLIKFKGKGGELILDIAVPVLSGKVGKVRVGIIESFIQSDVQKTVNVFWIMVAVFLGVGIIGAFVFANFITKPIKTIQNVADNIELDQIGKKEVPQIKIREKLFDRIKMLFRAEDEIDILADKFNQMIIRLDKAYRDLQNAQTTIIQSEKLATVGTLTAGLAHEINNPVAGLQNCIRRIKNDPANIEQNKKYLVMMESAVEKIEKVVGSLLNFSRRQSGDFMSLSIDEIVENSLLLVSHRIEKLRISITRNFPSHLPKIKGNKNQLEQVMLNLFINCIDSLEEKISANTETERKIILSALQENNFVKVVIEDTGIGIPRDLIDKIYDPFFTTKSPGKGTGLGLSIVYNIIEAHNGKIYFESEEGKGTIVTLHLPIY; from the coding sequence ATGATGAGCTTTACAAATAAAAGTTTTCGCCAGATAAAATTTAAGATGCCTCTATTCTGGAAATTTTCACTTGCAATTGTAACTATTGTCCTTGTCTTCGGTTCAATCAATTCAATTCTTATTTATAATAATGTTCAATCAGCTCTTCAGACTGAAACTGAAAAGCGCGCTTTGTTTATTGCAAAAAGCATTTCCAATCAAATAACTTCTGCATTATTGTTTGAAGATTATGTTGCTCTTCAAAATACAATCAATAGTATAAAAAATATTGATTCAGCAATTGCATATATTTTTGTTCTTGATGTCAACGACAATCTCGTGGTTCATACTTTTGAAGATGTTTTTCCGCGTAGTCTTATTTTAGCGAACTCTTTAAGTGACAATCAGCAATACAATTCACAGCTGATAAAATTCAAAGGTAAAGGTGGTGAGCTAATTCTTGATATTGCAGTGCCGGTATTAAGCGGCAAAGTGGGAAAGGTTAGAGTTGGAATCATTGAAAGCTTTATTCAAAGTGATGTTCAAAAAACTGTTAATGTTTTTTGGATTATGGTGGCAGTGTTTTTAGGTGTTGGTATCATCGGTGCTTTTGTGTTTGCAAATTTTATAACTAAGCCAATAAAGACTATTCAGAATGTTGCGGATAATATTGAATTGGATCAGATAGGCAAAAAAGAAGTTCCTCAAATTAAAATTCGTGAAAAATTATTTGACAGAATTAAAATGCTTTTTAGAGCAGAAGACGAAATAGATATTCTTGCTGATAAATTTAATCAAATGATAATTCGTTTAGATAAAGCTTATCGCGACTTACAAAATGCACAAACAACTATTATTCAATCAGAAAAACTTGCAACTGTCGGAACTCTTACTGCTGGACTTGCTCACGAGATAAATAATCCAGTAGCTGGCTTGCAAAATTGTATAAGAAGAATTAAAAATGATCCCGCAAACATTGAACAGAATAAAAAGTATCTGGTTATGATGGAAAGTGCAGTTGAAAAAATTGAAAAAGTTGTTGGCAGTCTGCTAAACTTTTCAAGAAGGCAAAGCGGTGACTTTATGAGTTTGTCTATTGATGAAATTGTTGAAAATTCTTTACTGCTTGTTAGCCATCGTATTGAAAAATTAAGAATATCTATTACAAGAAACTTCCCATCTCATTTGCCGAAAATTAAAGGGAATAAAAATCAGCTTGAGCAAGTAATGTTGAATTTGTTTATAAATTGTATTGATTCATTAGAAGAAAAAATAAGTGCGAATACTGAAACTGAAAGGAAAATAATTTTATCTGCTTTACAGGAAAATAATTTTGTAAAAGTTGTTATTGAAGATACTGGGATAGGGATTCCAAGAGACTTAATTGATAAAATTTATGATCCCTTTTTTACAACAAAGTCTCCGGGCAAGGGAACGGGCTTAGGACTTTCGATTGTGTATAATATTATTGAAGCGCACAATGGAAAAATTTATTTTGAAAGTGAAGAAGGAAAAGGTACGATTGTAACTTTACATTTACCGATTTACTGA
- a CDS encoding sigma-54-dependent transcriptional regulator: MKKLNICIVEDEEILRVSLKDDLLDAGYSVKDFENPFKALEYFQKKSCDIIISDIRLPEMNGIELLSKSKSINPNVFVVMMTAFGSVETAVEAMKKGAYDYITKPFDKDELLLIIDKIKEIKSLQSKNLDYQNYFQDQFNFDAFVGNSQYVNELKETLKIISQTNSTVLITGETGTGKELIANLIHYNSPRKDKPLVKVSCGILSREVIESELFGHEKGAFTGADKLRIGRFEKADQGTIYLDDIDDVPLETQIKLLRVLQEQEIERVGSSEPIKIDVRVIASTKADLNKLIKEGKFREDLYYRLNVLPINLKPLRERKDDIIPLFNYFLNQFAYQKQFQIEENVFEVLQNYDWPGNVRELKNITERLSILCYDCRITTSRLPGELFSNKKNLEAIISDQNKSLNEILEEVEKSLIQKALIKTGNNKAKAAELLGLPPSTLKSKIEKYGIN, from the coding sequence ATGAAAAAATTAAACATCTGTATTGTTGAAGACGAAGAAATTTTGCGAGTGTCACTAAAGGATGATTTACTCGATGCAGGATACTCTGTAAAGGATTTTGAAAATCCATTTAAAGCTCTTGAATATTTCCAAAAGAAAAGTTGTGATATAATCATTTCCGATATTCGTCTGCCTGAGATGAATGGAATTGAACTGCTTTCAAAAAGCAAATCAATCAATCCCAATGTTTTTGTAGTAATGATGACGGCCTTTGGCTCAGTTGAAACCGCAGTTGAAGCAATGAAAAAGGGCGCTTACGATTATATCACAAAGCCATTTGATAAAGATGAACTGCTTCTTATCATTGATAAAATAAAAGAAATAAAATCTCTTCAATCGAAGAATTTAGATTATCAAAATTACTTTCAGGACCAATTCAACTTTGATGCATTTGTTGGAAACAGTCAGTATGTAAATGAACTGAAAGAAACATTAAAGATAATATCACAAACCAATTCAACAGTTTTAATTACAGGAGAAACTGGAACGGGCAAAGAGTTAATTGCGAATCTTATTCATTACAATTCCCCGAGAAAAGATAAACCGCTTGTCAAAGTTAGTTGTGGAATTTTATCAAGAGAAGTTATTGAAAGTGAATTATTTGGTCATGAAAAAGGTGCATTTACCGGTGCAGATAAACTTCGCATTGGCAGATTTGAAAAAGCTGATCAGGGAACAATTTATCTTGATGATATTGATGATGTTCCACTAGAAACCCAAATTAAATTATTGCGTGTACTTCAGGAACAGGAAATTGAAAGAGTGGGAAGCAGTGAACCAATTAAAATTGATGTGCGAGTGATTGCTTCAACCAAAGCCGATTTGAATAAGCTGATTAAAGAAGGGAAATTTCGAGAAGATTTATATTACAGATTAAATGTTCTCCCAATAAATTTAAAGCCGCTTAGAGAACGTAAAGATGATATAATTCCCTTGTTCAATTATTTTCTAAATCAGTTTGCTTATCAAAAACAATTTCAGATAGAGGAAAATGTTTTTGAGGTTTTGCAAAATTATGATTGGCCTGGAAATGTTCGTGAATTAAAAAATATTACTGAACGACTTTCGATTCTATGTTATGATTGTAGAATTACAACCAGTCGTCTTCCAGGGGAATTATTTTCCAATAAAAAAAATTTAGAAGCTATTATTTCTGATCAGAATAAGTCGTTGAATGAAATTCTGGAAGAAGTTGAAAAATCATTAATTCAAAAAGCACTAATAAAGACTGGTAATAATAAAGCAAAAGCAGCAGAGCTGCTTGGTCTGCCGCCTTCTACATTGAAAAGTAAAATTGAGAAGTATGGAATTAATTAA